One genomic segment of Odocoileus virginianus isolate 20LAN1187 ecotype Illinois chromosome 33, Ovbor_1.2, whole genome shotgun sequence includes these proteins:
- the LITAF gene encoding lipopolysaccharide-induced tumor necrosis factor-alpha factor, producing MSVPGSYQAAAGPSAVPTAPPSYEETVAVNSYYPTPPAPMPGPNTGLMTGPDGKGMNPPAYYTQPVPVPNANAIAVQTVYVQQPISFYDRPVQMCCPSCNKMIVTQLSYNAGALTWLSCGSLCLLGCIAGCCFIPFCVDALQDVDHHCPNCKALLGTYKRL from the exons ATGTCTGTTCCAGGATCCTACCAGGCGGCCGCTGGGCCCTCTGCGGTGCCGACCGCGCCCCCATCCTATGAAGAGACGGTGGCCGTCAACAGTTACTACCCCACACCTCCAGCACCCATGCCTGGGCCGAACACGGGGCTCATGACGGGCCCAGATGGGAAGGGAATGAACCCACCTGCCTACTATACCCAGCCAGTGCCTGTCCCCAATGCCAATGCAA ttgCCGTGCAGACAGTCTACGTGCAGCAGCCCATCTCCTTTTACGACCGCCCGGTCCAGATGTGCTGTCCTTCCTGCAACAAGATGATTGTGACGCAGCTGTCATATAATGCGGGCGCCCTCACCTGGCTCTCCTGTGGGAGCCTGTGCCTGCTGGG GTGCATCGCGGGCTGCTGCTTCATCCCTTTCTGTGTGGATGCCCTGCAGGACGTGGACCACCACTGTCCCAACTGCAAAGCTCTCCTGGGCACCTACAAGCGTTTGTAG